Proteins found in one Arachis stenosperma cultivar V10309 chromosome 8, arast.V10309.gnm1.PFL2, whole genome shotgun sequence genomic segment:
- the LOC130946917 gene encoding equilibrative nucleotide transporter 3-like, protein MDNSSDVPARVQGKYLAIFVCWLLGNGCLFSWNSMLTIEDYYVYLFPKYHPPRVLTLVYQPFAVGTLAILAYNEAKINTRIRNLFGYTLFFISTLLVLILDLATSGKGGLGTYIGICAISGAFGVADAHVQGGMVGDLSYMRQDFIQSFLAGLAASGALTSALRLITKAAFENSKDGLRKGAILFFAISTFFELVCVLLYAFVFPKIPIVKYYRSKAASEGSKTVSADLAAGGIETLSEEVEGYEKQPERKGIQQLLLENMDYALDMFLIYTLTLSIFPGFLSEDTGSHSLGTWYALVLIAMYNVCDLIGRYIPLVKKLKLESRKLITIMILCRFLLVPAFYFTAKYGDQGWMIFLTSFLGLSNGYLTVCVLTSAPKGYKGPEQNALGNLLVLFLLGGIFAGVTLDWLWLIGKDW, encoded by the exons ATGGATAACAGTAGTGATGTTCCAGCACGTGTTCAG GGAAAATATCTTGCAATATTTGTCTGCTGGCTTCTTGGCAATGGATGTCTTTTTTCATGGAACAGCATGCTGACAATTGAAGATTACTACGTTTACTTGTTTCCG AAATACCATCCTCCTAGGGTGCTTACTCTTGTGTATCAACCATTTGCAGTTGGAACACTTGCAATACTGGCTTATAATGAGGCCAAAATCAACACAAGAATCCGGAACCTATTTGGATACACACTCTTTTTCATAAGCACTTTATTGGTCTTAATT TTGGATTTAGCAACATCTGGTAAAGGAGGTCTTGGAACTTACATTGGTATATGCGCAATTAGCGGCGCTTTTGGGGTTGCGGATGCTCATGTTCAAGGTGGAATGGTGGGAGATTTGTCTTACATGAGACAAGATTTCATTCAG TCTTTCCTTGCTGGTTTGGCAGCATCTGGGGCATTAACCTCTGCTTTGAGGCTAATCACAAAAGCAGCATTTGAGAATTCTAAGGATGGTCTTCGGAAAGGAGCAA TTCTATTCTTTGCCATATCAACATTCTTTGAGCTTGTTTGTGTTCTTCTCTATGCCTTTGTTTTCCCCAAAATACCAATTGTGAAGTACTACCGTTCAAAAGCAGCATCTGAAGGATCCAAAACTGTTTCAGCTGACCTTGCAGCTGGTGGCATAGAAACATTATCTGAAGAA GTTGAGGGATATGAAAAACAACCAGAGAGGAAGGGAATCCAGCAATTGTTACTAGAAAACATGGATTATGCACTTGACATGTTCCTAATATATACTCTCACACTATCTATCTTCCCTGGGTTCCTATCAGAAGATACTGGATCACACAGCCTAGGCACATG GTATGCTCTTGTTTTGATTGCAATGTACAATGTGTGTGATCTGATTGGAAGATACATTCCACTAGTGAAGAAGTTGAAGTTGGAGTCCAGGAAGTTGATAACAATAATGATTCTTTGTCGGTTCCTACTTGTTCCAGCATTTTATTTCACTGCAAAGTATGGTGACCAAGGTTGGATGATATTCTTGACATCCTTCTTGGGCTTGTCCAATGGTTACCTTACTGTATGTGTTCTTACATCTGCACCAAAAGGTTACAAG GGTCCTGAACAAAATGCATTGGGGAACTTGTTGGTGTTGTTTCTCCTTGGAGGCATTTTTGCTGGGGTGACACTTGACTGGCTGTGGTTAATAGGAAAAGACTGGTGA
- the LOC130944926 gene encoding cytochrome b6-f complex iron-sulfur subunit, chloroplastic-like — protein MASTTLPSIAPSQLCSRRSVASCPSSSCSRKEMKIGKGKGMRVVCMATSIPADRVPDMGKRQLMNLLLLGAVALPSTGMLIPYTYFFVPPGSGSATGGTVAKDALGNDVLADQWLKAHGPGDRTLTQGLKGDPTYLVVEKDRTLATYGINAVCTHLGCVVPWNAAENKFICPCHGSQYNDQGRVVRGPAPLSLALAHCDVDDGKVVFVPWVETDFRTGDAPWWA, from the coding sequence ATGGCTTCCACCACACTGCCCTCTATAGCCCCTTCGCAGCTATGTTCTAGGAGGAGTGTCGCATCGTGCCCCTCATCATCGTGTTCAAGGAAAGAGATGAAGATTGGGAAGGGAAAAGGGATGCGAGTGGTATGCATGGCGACGAGTATTCCAGCTGACAGAGTACCTGACATGGGAAAGAGACAGCTCATGAATCTTCTCCTCCTTGGTGCTGTTGCACTCCCCTCTACTGGAATGCTCATTCCTTATACCTATTTCTTCGTCCCTCCTGGTTCAGGATCTGCTACTGGTGGTACTGTTGCAAAGGATGCACTTGGAAATGATGTGCTTGCAGACCAATGGCTCAAGGCGCATGGACCTGGTGACCGTACACTTacacaaggattgaagggagATCCAACGTACCTTGTGGTGGAGAAAGACAGAACACTGGCAACATATGGGATTAATGCGGTGTGCACTCACCTTGGTTGTGTGGTGCCGTGGAATGCAGCGGAGAACAAGTTCATCTGCCCTTGCCATGGATCTCAGTACAATGACCAAGGAAGAGTTGTCAGAGGACCTGCTCCTTTGTCTCTGGCATTGGCGCATTGTGATGTGGATGATGGGAAGGTGGTGTTTGTTCCATGGGTTGAGACTGATTTCAGAACCGGTGACGCTCCCTGGTGGGCTTAG